The following are encoded in a window of Harmonia axyridis chromosome 7, icHarAxyr1.1, whole genome shotgun sequence genomic DNA:
- the LOC123684119 gene encoding protein sprouty produces the protein MDSHGGQSMPRAHRPRAPMMSTPVPLTAPLGPLRPPPPVTLTAPRPDNERVTNEYVETPFRATPPSPPPTPPRAPRPRRLDIPPPLPPITKQPPTSLSFQKERAEQCMQSTSIICSECGRCRCASCQRPRPLPEKWVCGNCLVSADTIIDYTSCLCCVKGLFYHCSETDGGAGDSCADNPCGCGPNKRAARWGCLGALACVLPCLWLYWPLRGCKRVVEVCYAQHSRSGCRCQPTVPTPEKRLLDSSPDL, from the coding sequence ATGGATAGCCATGGAGGCCAATCCATGCCGCGCGCGCACCGACCTCGGGCGCCAATGATGAGCACCCCAGTGCCATTGACAGCACCCCTAGGTCCGCTGCGGCCACCACCGCCAGTCACCCTGACTGCACCACGTCCCGATAATGAACGAGTCACCAACGAGTACGTCGAGACCCCCTTCAGAGCTACGCCCCCAAGTCCGCCTCCCACGCCACCGAGGGCGCCAAGGCCCAGACGCCTGGACATACCGCCGCCACTGCCGCCGATCACGAAGCAGCCGCCCACCAGCCTCAGCTTCCAGAAGGAACGGGCGGAGCAGTGCATGCAAAGTACTTCAATTATATGTTCGGAGTGCGGCCGGTGTCGGTGCGCAAGCTGCCAAAGACCTAGACCATTGCCGGAGAAGTGGGTATGCGGGAACTGTCTGGTGTCAGCGGACACCATCATCGACTACACCTCGTGCCTGTGTTGTGTCAAAGGACTGTTCTATCATTGTTCAGAGACGGACGGTGGTGCCGGCGACTCTTGTGCGGACAATCCCTGCGGTTGTGGACCCAACAAAAGGGCGGCCAGATGGGGCTGTCTTGGTGCACTCGCGTGCGTCCTACCCTGCTTGTGGCTCTACTGGCCTCTGCGAGGTTGTAAACGGGTTGTGGAGGTCTGTTACGCGCAACATTCGAGGTCGGGCTGTCGGTGCCAACCCACCGTGCCCACGCCGGAGAAGAGGCTCTTGGACTCCAGTCCCGACCTCTAG